Proteins encoded by one window of Anopheles maculipalpis chromosome 2RL, idAnoMacuDA_375_x, whole genome shotgun sequence:
- the LOC126558295 gene encoding cathepsin O-like — protein sequence MTEVIEMLMIILIVTLCFLMIPFNTKPSAVIESRRKFDVFVRLYDKPYRSDAREYAYRFQIFRTSLSKIKQLNEWSREANDTAIYGITQYADLTDREFIARQLADLFPDDPASGGTPRAYQKYVIESHSAEMKNDIIFSRARRELKVPNNLPLTVDWREKGVIPAVKNQGSCGACWAISVVDTIASLAAIKRNDRKLVELCHERVVRCAANGNNGCDGGDTCRLLEWLADESYRIGAAESCPERNMADQEGNCTSDKPLGNGVRREDSVSNATLVKRFSCQGFENEEHVMLRHLATKGPIVAAVNAISWKYYLGGIIQFHCDSDYERLNHAVAIVGYELNATVPYYIVKNSWGPRFGDRGYVKVAIGRNLCGIANRVSFIELV from the exons ATGACGGAAGTGATCGAGATGCTCATGATCATACTGATCGTTACGCTCTGCTTCCTAATGATCCCGTTCAACACAAAACCGAGTGCGGTGATCGAGTCGCGGCGCAAGTTTGACGTGTTCGTCCGCCTGTACGACAAACCTTATCGGAGTGATGCGCGCGAGTACGCGTACCGGTTTCAGATCTTTCGGACGTCGCTGAGCAAAATTAAGCAGCTGAACGAGTGGAGCCGGGAAGCGAACGACACCGCGATCTACGGCATTACGCAATATGCCGATCTGACCGATCGGGAGTTTATTGCCCGCCAGCTGGCCGATCTGTTTCCAGACGATCCGGCGAGCGGTGGAACGCCACGCGCTTACCAAAAGTATGTGATCGAGTCGCACAGTGCGGAGATGAAGAACGACATCATATTTTCGCGGGCGCGCCGTGAGCTGAAGGTTCCGAACAATCTACCACTGACGGTTGATTG GCGGGAAAAGGGAGTCATCCCAGCGGTCAAGAATCAGGGCAGCTGTGGAGCTTGTTGGGCGATCAGCGTGGTCGACACGATAGCGTCACTGGCGGCGATCAAGCGAAACGATCGCAAGCTGGTCGAGCTGTGCCACGAGCGCGTCGTGCGGTGTGCCGCGAATGGAAACAATGGATGCGATGGTGGTGACACCTGCCGTTTGTTGGAATGGTTGGCGGATGAAAGTTATCGGATTGGGGCCGCTGAATCCTGCCCGGAGCGCAATATGGCCGATCAGGAGGGAAATTGTACGAGCGACAAGCCGTTAGGGAACGGAGTACGGAGAGAGGATAGTGTTTCGAATGCTACCTTAGTGAAACGGTTCTCGTGTCAAGG CTTCGAAAACGAAGAACACGTAATGTTGCGCCATCTCGCAACGAAAGGACCGATCGTGGCCGCTGTAAATGCCATCTCGTGGAAGTACTATCTCGGAGGGATCATACAGTTCCACTGTGATTCGGATTATGAACGGCTCAACCATGCGGTGGCCATCGTGGGCTACGAGCTGAACGCAACCGTACCGTATTACATCGTGAAGAACTCCTGGGGACCACGGTTTGGCGATCGTGGCTATGTGAAGGTAGCGATCGGACGGAATCTGTGCGGTATCGCGAATCGTGTATCGTTCATAGAATTGGTGTGA
- the LOC126559297 gene encoding odorant receptor 13a-like, which translates to MVRLVLHEVRHVLMAMFYISRCLTAKIQNSNADKYIYWFLTMIPIAMLCIPQFAYLLVDSKGLIEFVSVLVPFTEILLTNLKMIICNIKRQKIINLINEIQAEWTEYQKSDNHEIQSLITATVKRTRIFVIVYTTVFVIICLEYASMPLFKFVYHNLFSKSPSNFTVTIPYSSRFFYSTEIHTSFSLTYFFVMVGVYLLALTLSGFDSLFSTLAMHITTMFKFLKIEIDQLGLDMRAGTGRAEIRDKMKRIILKHKINLSLIEQLEDGFSFYLMVQFLTSSIVVCVVLYELTIVFGWNEDTFKTLTYLPGAILQLFLFCWYAQNITEEANLVADHIYNIPWYLSDTPLQKTILTFMVKAQKPTGVTASKFYMVTLQSFQRISSTSYSYFTLLQTINQQ; encoded by the exons ATGGTTCGCTTGGTACTGCACGAGGTGCGCCATGTGCTGATGGCAATGTTTTATATATCCCGGTGTTTAacagcaaaaatacaaaattctaACGCAGATAAATACATCTACTGGTTTTTAACAATGATTCCAATCGCCATGCTGTGCATACCACAG TTCGCATATTTGCTCGTCGATTCGAAAGGACTCATCGAATTCGTCTCGGTGCTGGTACCGTTCACCGAGATACTGCTAACAAACCTAAAAATGATTATTTGCAACATAAAGCGCCAGAAAATTATCAACCTTATTAACGAAATACAAGCAGAATGGACGGAAT ATCAAAAATCGGACAATCACGAAATACAGTCGCTAATTACGGCCACCGTTAAGAGGACGCGTATTTTTGTCATCGTCTACACAACGGTGTTCGTGATCATTTGCTTGGAGTACGCATCGATGCCGTTGTTTAAGTTTGTgtatcataatttattttctaaaagCCCTTCCAACTTTACCGTTACGATACCGTACTCGTCAAG ATTCTTCTACAGTACGGAAATTCATACCAGCTTCTCGTTGACGTATTTCTTCGTCATGGTAGGTGTTTACCTGCTGGCACTTACTCTCAGCGGCTTTGATAGCTTGTTTTCAACGCTCGCCATGCACATTACGACGATGTTTAAGTTTTTGAAGATAGAAATCGACCAGCTGGGCTTGGACATGCGTGCCGGTACAGGTCGTGCGGAAATACGCGACAAGATGAAGCGAATTATAttgaaacacaaaattaaTCTTTC CCTGATCGAGCAACTAGAGGACGGTTTCAGCTTCTATTTGATGGTGCAATTTCTAACCAGTTCGATTGTTGTTTGCGTTGTGCTGTACGAGTTAACGATT GTTTTCGGTTGGAATGAGGATACATTCAAGACGCTCACCTATCTGCCGGGTGCCATACTGCAGCTCTTCCTGTTCTGTTGGTACGCTCAGAACATCACAGAAGAGGCGAACCTAGTTGCCGACCATATTTACAACATTCCCTGGTACTTGAGTGACACGCCGCTGCAAAAAACCATTCTCACGTTCATGGTTAAGGCACAGAAACCGACCGGTGTTACGGCGTCAAAATTTTACATGGTCACATTACAGAGCTTTCAGAGG ATTAGTAGTACCTCTTACTCGTACTTCACATTACTGCAAACCATCAACCAGCAATAA
- the LOC126558246 gene encoding tryptophan 2,3-dioxygenase, with product MSCPMRSGFVDSVQGGHHLGSEAGMLYGEYLMLDKVLSAQRMLSVEGKKPVHDEHLFIVTHQAYELWFKQIIFELDSIRDLFSTEHIEESRTLEILKRLNRIVMILKLLVDQVPILETMTPLDFMDFRDYLSPASGFQSLQFRLLENKLGVKSEHRVKYNQKYTEVFASDPCAIERIATTETEPSLADLVQKWLERTPGLEEDGFNFWGKFQESVEQLLSEQEASAMTEEFEHVREYRLMDIGKRREVYKSIFDAQVHDALVARGERRFTHKALQGAIMITFYRDEPRFSQPHQLLMLLMDIDSLITKWRYNHVIMVQRMIGSQQLGTGGSSGYQYLRSTLSDRYKVFLDLFNLSTFLIPRQSIPPLTNEMQKALNMAWGSPAHVLARNGSLH from the exons ATGAGTTGTCCGATGAGAAGTGGTTTTGT GGACTCGGTGCAGGGAGGACATCATCTGGGGTCGGAGGCTGGGATGCTGTATGGCGAGTACCTGATGCTGGATAAGGTGCTGAGCGCACAGCGCATGTTGTCCGTGGAGGGTAAGAAACCGGTGCATGATGAGCATCTGTTTATCGTGACGCATCAAG CCTACGAGCTGTGGTTCAAGCAGATCATCTTCGagctcgattcgattcgagATCTCTTCAGCACGGAGCACATCGAAGAGTCACGCACGTTGGAGATCCTGAAGCGTCTCAATCGGATTGTGATGATTTTGAAG CTGCTCGTCGATCAAGTGCCAATCCTCGAAACGATGACACCGCTCGACTTTATGGACTTTCGCGACTACCTTTCGCCAGCCTCCGGTTTCCAGAGTCTCCAGTTCCGGCTGCTCGAGAACAAGCTCGGCGTAAAGTCGGAGCACCGTGTAAAGTACAACCAAAAGTACACGGAAGTGTTTGCAAGCGATCCGTGTGCGATAGAACGCATTGCCACGACGGAAACGGAACCATCGTTGGCGGATTTGGTGCAGAAGTGGCTCGAACGGACGCCGGGGCTCGAGGAGGACGGGTTCAACTTTTGGGGCAAATTTCAGGAGAGTGTCGAACAGCTGCTCAGTGAGCAGGAAGCAAGTGCGATG acGGAAGAATTTGAGCACGTGCGTGAGTACCGGTTGATGGATATTGGGAAGCGTCGGGAGGTGTACAAGTCGATCTTTGACGCACAGGTGCACGATGCGCTGGTGGCCCGTGGCGAGCGTCGCTTTACGCACAAAGCTCTCCAGGGTGCGATTATGATCACGTTTTACCGTGACGAGCCACGGTTTAGTCAGCCTCACCAGCTGCTAATGTTGCTGATGGATATCGATTCATTGATCACCAAGTGGcgat ATAATCATGTAATTATGGTGCAACGTATGATCGGCTCGCAGCAGCTCGGAACCGGTGGTTCGTCCGGATATCAGTATCTACGTTCGACTTTAAG TGATCGATACAAGGTGTTTCTGGATCTGTTCAACCTGTCCACGTTCCTGATACCTCGCCAGTCGATACCGCCTCTAACAAACGAAATGCAGAAAGCTCTCAATATGGCCTGGGGATCACCGGCGCACGTTTTGGCCCGTAATGGTTCTCTCCACTAA